A window of Phragmites australis chromosome 2, lpPhrAust1.1, whole genome shotgun sequence genomic DNA:
AAGTGATCATTGATCCCAACTAGCTGGAGCTTCCGACTTCTGTTTGGTAGCTCTTTGCACTTGTGCCTTTACGTGGTAGGATAAGTTTGGAAAGCACCAAATGCTCCACTCTCATGTATGCATTAGTAGTAAAACTAAATACTTATATGGCTAACATTGTCAAAACTAAACATGCAGAGTTTTGAAGCTTTGAACCCCAGGGCAGTTGCTGTTGTGATAGACCCCATCCAGAGTGTCAAGGGGAAGGTGGTCATTGATGCATTTCGCCTCATTAACCCTCAGACCATGATGCTTGGCCAGGAGCCGAGGCAGACAACATCAAATGTTGGGCACCTAAATAAGCCATCTATTCAGGTAAATACTTAATTATGTGGGATTGTATGAACCTGATTAGttcattttttataaataatcaGATTATCTCTGTTTTGTCAGGCTCTTATTCATGGCCTCAACAGACACTACTACTCCATTGCAATCAATTACCGGAAGAATGAACTTGAAGAGAAAATGTTACTGAACTTGCACAAAAAGAAATGGACTGATGGATTAATTTTGAAGAGGTTTGATACTCATTCAAAAACCAACGAGCAGACTGTTCAGGTATGTGGCATTCAACTTGCCAGAGATCTTGAGAACTTCTGTAACTGATGCTGATGCAGTCTTTGAGTATTCTCTATGGTCTGTTATTCACATCATTTGTGTTCTCGTGTCCAGGAAATGCTGAACCTAGCCATCAAGTACAACAAGGCGGTgcaagaggaggatgagcttCCACCTGAGAAACTGGCGATAGCAAATGTGGGTCGGCAAGATGCAAAGAAGCATTTGGAAGAGCATGTGTCGAATTTGATGTCTTCAAACATAGTTCAGACCCTTGGGACCATGCTGGACACGGTTGTTTTTTAGCCTGCTACTACTAGTGTTCCAACTATCTACTCATACCTACTATATTGTGATGTTTATCGAAGCCTGCCGTATGCAATTAACTCTGTACGCCAGGTACTTGTGCCGAGGTTTGGCTCAATGAATGTATCCGTCTTTAGCTCTATCCACTTCACGGTGTACTGTTCTGTTGGTAACTTCCTTCTTTTTCTACCAATGATTTGTTCTGGTAATGCTTGGATGCAGCAAGTCAATGGGGTCCCAGTGCTCTTGTGAGACACAATTGGATTATAATTTTGTGCAGATGTGCACCAAAATACTGGTGTGCATTCCTCGTGAAACAAACCGTTTACCAGATCACTTAACATTCTTTTGCTGGAAAATTACAGCATATTGCAAGCCTGAATCACGCCTGTACACATTGATTATTAGAAGAACGTGAGAAAACTGCTGAATGGTTTATCTAGTTTACAGTTGAGATGGTGcatatatgcaaaaaaaaaatactgtgcATCAGATATCACGCCACCACGAAAGCTCTACGCTGAGCGATGAGAATCAACAAGACACCGAaaacaaattctat
This region includes:
- the LOC133899097 gene encoding 26S proteasome non-ATPase regulatory subunit 14 homolog, with translation MERLQRIFGASGMGQPPTDSPLLDSSEQVYISSLALLKMLKHGRAGVPMEVMGLMLGEFVDDYTVRVVDVFAMPQSGTGVSVEAVDHVFQTNMLDMLKQTGRPEMVVGWYHSHPGFGCWLSGVDINTQQSFEALNPRAVAVVIDPIQSVKGKVVIDAFRLINPQTMMLGQEPRQTTSNVGHLNKPSIQALIHGLNRHYYSIAINYRKNELEEKMLLNLHKKKWTDGLILKRFDTHSKTNEQTVQEMLNLAIKYNKAVQEEDELPPEKLAIANVGRQDAKKHLEEHVSNLMSSNIVQTLGTMLDTVVF